From one Fibrobacter sp. genomic stretch:
- a CDS encoding RNA-binding domain-containing protein produces MPNINRENNSVEYKRELADSFERSVVAFLNTTGGHIYVGINDDGSAYGIKETDKVQRQISDRILNNIKPNAIGLFNVIAEELDGKDILHVVVSGGPEKPYYLKKIGMTPNGCFVRVGSSVHGMSEKMILESFAARAKLSLARIPAPRQDLTFSQLRIYYEENKKPLNSLFARNLELLTPDGRYNYNAYLLADENGVSMKVARYKGTDKYDLIENEEFGYCCIIKALKAVLMRLKVANITRAEITPMERIEKPLVDPVALREAVINSVVHNDYTREVPPLFEIFSDRMEITNYGGLVEGLSREDFFNCCSMPRNRELMRVFHDLDLVEQLGSGMRRILRSYDEQSFSFTDHFMRTSFFFEGNTRLGDRINDRISDRINDRINTSFKLTSTEQQVLLEIKRNPFITVSLLVKEIGFSEPTINRALQTLREKLLIKRVGARKNGHWEILQKDY; encoded by the coding sequence ATGCCTAATATAAACAGGGAAAATAATTCTGTTGAATATAAACGGGAACTTGCCGATTCCTTTGAACGTTCTGTAGTTGCTTTCCTGAATACTACAGGCGGTCACATTTATGTCGGAATCAATGACGATGGTTCTGCTTATGGGATTAAAGAAACGGATAAGGTGCAACGGCAAATTTCCGACAGAATTCTGAACAATATCAAACCGAATGCAATTGGCTTGTTCAATGTAATCGCGGAGGAACTAGATGGAAAGGATATTCTTCATGTAGTTGTATCAGGAGGCCCTGAAAAGCCGTATTATCTAAAAAAAATTGGTATGACTCCCAATGGTTGCTTTGTAAGAGTTGGCAGTTCCGTACACGGAATGAGTGAAAAGATGATTCTAGAATCTTTTGCCGCCCGTGCAAAATTGTCTCTAGCAAGGATTCCGGCTCCACGGCAAGATTTGACTTTTAGTCAATTGAGGATTTACTATGAGGAAAATAAAAAGCCTTTGAATAGCCTATTTGCAAGGAACTTAGAGTTGCTGACTCCTGATGGCAGATACAATTATAATGCCTATCTCCTTGCAGATGAAAATGGCGTGTCTATGAAAGTGGCCAGGTATAAGGGTACCGACAAGTATGACCTTATCGAGAACGAGGAATTCGGTTATTGTTGCATCATAAAGGCGTTAAAAGCGGTGCTTATGCGTTTGAAAGTGGCGAATATCACGCGGGCAGAGATTACCCCCATGGAACGTATCGAGAAACCGCTAGTTGACCCTGTAGCCTTGCGAGAGGCTGTCATAAACTCGGTTGTCCACAACGACTATACAAGAGAGGTACCTCCATTGTTCGAAATATTTTCTGACCGTATGGAAATCACGAATTACGGAGGCCTTGTAGAGGGGCTTTCTAGGGAGGATTTCTTTAATTGCTGCTCTATGCCACGAAATCGAGAACTAATGCGAGTGTTTCATGATCTTGATTTGGTTGAACAGCTAGGAAGCGGCATGCGTCGAATTCTACGTTCCTATGACGAGCAATCATTCTCTTTTACGGATCATTTTATGCGAACTAGCTTCTTTTTTGAGGGAAATACTCGGCTGGGTGATAGGATAAATGATAGAATAAGTGATAGGATAAATGATAGGATAAATACCTCTTTTAAATTAACATCTACAGAACAACAAGTTCTTTTGGAAATAAAGCGAAATCCATTTATAACTGTTTCGCTCCTTGTAAAGGAAATAGGTTTTTCTGAACCAACCATTAATAGGGCATTGCAAACATTGCGCGAGAAATTGTTAATTAAGAGAGTCGGTGCTCGTAAAAACGGTCATTGGGAAATTTTACAGAAGGATTATTGA
- a CDS encoding polysaccharide deacetylase family protein, whose protein sequence is MKAVLKPVVIMSLMGAAAYAAPITTVPWNGHPGAVSFTFDDSEISQLNNLGDYFEKNQDIKVTFFMTGGMNAGNQSKYFPMAEKGHEIGNHSKTHSDLTKSNNLKSEITDYKYDLEQRSKAEVVAFATPYCYYNDAVEAEIAKAHIVNRNCQGATKYKWNEEPIWERISSDCYQGNTQQSKGNMSEAKQKNAWTVQLNHGVDGAGFGYGITPSDMISIMDEAKAQGLWRAPMGRVAAYYRAHFVIDKAAATDIEGGFKVTWKSPHSAMPKSVPLRVNIEGAEGKTVKQKGKEIQAEEDGSYVIEFMDLELEVVGAAPASSSSEVAPESSSEVAPASSSVDVPTSSTDAIAQDFRWTSQEPTTFAVFSATGAMVKTFTATAQSAEGSFKALQVPHGTYYLKDLKSSYIKKVVK, encoded by the coding sequence ATGAAAGCCGTTTTAAAACCCGTAGTAATCATGTCGTTGATGGGCGCAGCGGCTTACGCCGCCCCGATTACCACTGTCCCCTGGAACGGCCATCCCGGTGCCGTTTCGTTCACGTTCGACGACAGCGAAATTTCCCAGCTGAATAACCTCGGGGATTATTTTGAGAAGAACCAGGACATCAAGGTGACGTTCTTCATGACGGGCGGCATGAATGCCGGCAACCAGTCGAAGTACTTCCCGATGGCCGAGAAAGGTCACGAAATCGGCAACCATTCCAAGACGCACAGCGACTTGACCAAATCCAACAACCTGAAAAGCGAAATTACCGACTACAAGTACGACCTTGAACAAAGGAGCAAGGCCGAAGTCGTCGCATTCGCGACTCCCTACTGCTATTACAACGACGCCGTGGAAGCCGAAATCGCGAAGGCCCACATCGTCAACCGCAACTGCCAGGGTGCCACCAAGTACAAGTGGAACGAAGAACCCATCTGGGAACGCATCAGTTCGGACTGCTACCAGGGCAACACGCAGCAGTCCAAGGGAAACATGAGCGAAGCCAAGCAAAAGAACGCCTGGACCGTGCAGCTGAACCATGGCGTGGATGGCGCCGGCTTCGGCTACGGCATCACCCCGTCCGACATGATTTCCATTATGGACGAGGCCAAGGCCCAGGGCCTGTGGCGCGCCCCGATGGGCCGCGTGGCCGCCTACTACCGCGCACACTTCGTGATTGACAAGGCCGCAGCGACCGACATCGAAGGCGGCTTCAAGGTCACCTGGAAGTCCCCGCATTCGGCCATGCCCAAGAGCGTGCCGCTCCGCGTGAACATCGAAGGCGCCGAAGGCAAGACCGTGAAGCAGAAGGGCAAGGAAATCCAGGCCGAAGAAGACGGCTCCTACGTCATCGAATTCATGGACTTGGAACTGGAAGTGGTTGGCGCCGCTCCGGCATCCAGCAGCAGCGAAGTGGCTCCGGAATCCAGCAGCGAGGTCGCCCCGGCGTCTAGCAGCGTGGACGTGCCGACAAGCTCCACCGACGCCATCGCCCAGGATTTCCGGTGGACGAGCCAGGAACCGACCACATTCGCCGTGTTCTCCGCTACGGGCGCGATGGTGAAGACCTTTACCGCCACAGCACAGTCCGCGGAAGGCTCCTTCAAGGCCCTGCAGGTCCCGCACGGAACCTACTACCTCAAGGATCTCAAGTCCAGCTACATCAAGAAAGTCGTGAAGTAG